A DNA window from Salvelinus fontinalis isolate EN_2023a chromosome 28, ASM2944872v1, whole genome shotgun sequence contains the following coding sequences:
- the LOC129826159 gene encoding stromelysin-3-like yields the protein MMMMMLTSILLSCVFTLQCLRSMHCSPVPERSRYQAAPGWLQRSDLYNLKKRGRVAHPQDTLKDTALVRGDPIRAALVTNSTEVSNRPRCGVPDYPMLNDVLYRGKHRQKRFVLFGVRLENTDLTYKVVRFPWQMSEDKVRRVLQEALRVWSEVTPLTFTEVSSGKADIVIDFTRYWHGDNLPFDGPGGILAHAFFPKTHREGDIHFDYDEAWTLGNYMGTDLLQVAAHEFGHVLGLQHSRELGAVMSPYYSFSYPLELSEDDKLGIQYLYGHRPHILPPPPLSPPLQIPTETNEIISSIPDVCQTDFDAVSMIRGELFFFKSSYVWRIREGRLEAGYPALASRHWRGIPESIDAAFEDQSGSIWFFQGQSYWVFDAERQITGPEPVRRLGLSVSHIQAALLWGRDSSYNTYFFKSGSYWRFSPKENRVHSVYPRNMQDWSGIPSDVDAAFKDQYGYAHLIRGRQYWKFDPVEMNLLEGYPRYIGMDFFGCLNA from the exons GGATGGCTCCAGAGGTCTGATCTCTACAACctgaagaagagaggaagagtcGCCCATCCTCAGGACACACTCAAAGACACAGCCTTGGTCAGAGGAGACCCTATAAGAGCAGCCCTGGTAACTAACAGCACTGAGGTGTCTAACCGCCCCCGCTGTGGCGTCCCTGACTACCCTATGCTGAATGATGTCCTCTACAGGGGGAAACACAGGCAGAAACGCTTTGTCCTGTTCGGGGTGCGCTTGGAGAATACTGACCTCACCTACAA AGTGGTTCGCTTCCCCTGGCAGATGAGTGAGGACAAGGTGCGGCGTGTCCTGCAGGAAGCACTGAGAGTGTGGAGTGAGGTCACACCCCTCACCTTCACTGAGGTCAGCAGTGGAAAGGCTGACATTGTCATCGACTTCACCAG GTACTGGCATGGAGATAACCTGCCCTTTGACGGGCCTGGGGGCATTCTAGCTCATGCCTTCTTCCCCAAGACCCACAGGGAGGGCGACATCCATTTTGACTATGATGAAGCATGGACCCTTGGCAACTACATGG GCACAGACCTCCTCCAAGTGGCTGCTCATGAGTTTGGACATGTTCTGGGCCTGCAGCACTCACGGGAACTGGGTGCAGTGATGTCCCCTTATTACAGCTTCTCCTATCCCCTGGAGTTGAGCGAGGATGACAAGCTGGGGATCCAATACCTGTACGGCCATCGTCCACATATCCTGCCCCCACctccactatcaccaccactacaaaTCCCCACAGAGACCAATGAGATCATTAGTAGTATC CCTGATGTCTGCCAGACAGACTTTGATGCTGTGTCTATGATCCGTGGGGAGCTGTTTTTCTTTAAATCAAGCTATGTGTGGCGCATTCGGGAGGGGCGGCTGGAGGCGGGCTACCCCGCGCTGGCGTCCCGCCATTGGAGGGGGATTCCAGAGAGCATTGATGCTGCCTTTGAAGACCAATCAGGGAGTATCTGGTTCTTTCAAG gtcAAAGCTACTGGGTGTTTGatgcagagagacagatcacaggGCCAGAACCTGTGCGCAGGCTCGGCCTGTCAGTCTCCCACATCCAGGCAGCCCTGCTCTGGGGCCGGGACAGCAGTTACAACACCTACTTCTTCAAGTCAGGCAGCTACTGGAGGTTCAGCCCCAAGGAGAACCGCGTCCACTCTGTCTACCCTCGCAACATGCAGGACTGGAGCGGCATCCCCAGTGATGTTGACGCAGCCTTCAAGGACCAGTACG GCTATGCCCACCTTATCCGAGGGAGGCAGTACTGGAAGTTTGATCCTGTGGAGATGAATTTACTAGAGGGGTATCCTCGCTATATTGGAATGGACTTCTTTGGTTGCCTAAATGCATGA